The Leptospira terpstrae serovar Hualin str. LT 11-33 = ATCC 700639 genome includes a region encoding these proteins:
- a CDS encoding SpoIIE family protein phosphatase, whose protein sequence is MKRETLFWDLTLKLEAFTHTVPVPFAVYYAIITQKMEPAHWQIFIALCVFFATGIGLLGTFARHLLLKYVYAKIERIQVPSPGMISLSKEEIEYARSVKILLFRYPLLEAIIIVIRWLSGVIPISLLFFHLVTYMPSVTRSAIFTFLMIAPISFVTYYFISENSIRCLFDLPQIKNIELQEKDIPKFNYFTRILVAFFSLAALPFVIFSYILYSLAMGEFAVEDPMIPIVTVSFIFVIPLIVCSYVVAKSVNEGLNETSRSLGELANGNFDVVVTPKSSDDFAKQAFYLNSVISKLKGMYEEIRTLNEGLEEKVIQRTDELNQSLRDISNLKIQQDGDYFLTYQLLNPLAIKDVDSSQLEVDHLVRQKKVFEYKNQRYDIGGDINISHSIVLQNRRFLLFANADAMGKSMQGAGGALVFGAVFQSIVQRTKTDPGYQTLGPDDWLKYNLQEMHMIFEAFDGTMLVSLTMGLLEEDTGKLYFLNAEHPPIVLYRKGKAEYLQADVSYRKLGTLGAMPIQNIKEFPLQPGDVLIIGSDGKDDVLRLDANGKWEVNSDDEIFLHLVESTEGNLLAITKQIESLGQVIDDISLIRICYLPKSKQ, encoded by the coding sequence GTGAAACGAGAAACACTATTCTGGGACCTAACTCTAAAACTCGAAGCGTTTACACACACGGTTCCTGTTCCTTTTGCCGTATATTATGCCATTATCACTCAGAAAATGGAGCCAGCACATTGGCAAATTTTCATTGCTCTCTGTGTGTTTTTTGCCACAGGAATTGGCCTTCTGGGTACCTTTGCCAGACATCTTTTATTAAAATATGTATATGCTAAAATTGAAAGGATCCAAGTTCCTTCGCCAGGAATGATTTCCTTATCTAAAGAAGAAATCGAATACGCAAGGTCAGTAAAAATTCTTCTATTTCGTTATCCTTTATTGGAAGCAATTATTATCGTAATACGCTGGTTATCTGGTGTCATCCCCATTAGCCTATTATTTTTTCACTTGGTAACGTATATGCCTTCCGTTACACGCTCAGCCATTTTTACATTTTTAATGATTGCACCTATCTCCTTTGTGACTTATTATTTTATTTCCGAAAATTCAATTCGTTGTTTATTTGATCTTCCTCAAATCAAAAACATTGAACTCCAAGAAAAGGACATTCCCAAATTTAATTACTTCACTAGGATCTTAGTTGCTTTTTTTAGTTTGGCGGCTCTTCCTTTTGTGATTTTTTCTTATATTTTATATTCCCTTGCCATGGGAGAATTTGCAGTTGAAGATCCTATGATCCCAATTGTGACTGTTTCATTTATTTTCGTGATCCCACTCATAGTCTGTTCCTATGTAGTCGCCAAGTCAGTGAATGAAGGTCTAAACGAAACAAGTAGATCCTTAGGAGAACTTGCAAACGGTAATTTTGATGTGGTAGTTACTCCCAAATCCAGTGATGATTTCGCCAAACAAGCATTTTATCTCAATTCAGTAATTTCTAAATTAAAAGGAATGTATGAGGAAATCAGAACGCTGAATGAAGGGTTAGAAGAAAAAGTCATCCAAAGAACTGATGAATTAAACCAATCTTTACGAGACATTAGCAATCTAAAAATCCAACAAGATGGAGATTACTTTCTCACCTATCAATTGCTAAATCCACTTGCCATTAAAGATGTAGACAGTAGTCAACTAGAAGTTGACCATTTGGTTCGACAAAAAAAAGTATTCGAATACAAAAACCAAAGATATGACATTGGAGGGGATATCAACATCTCCCACTCTATAGTCTTACAAAACAGACGGTTCTTATTATTTGCGAATGCCGATGCTATGGGAAAATCGATGCAAGGTGCCGGCGGTGCTTTAGTATTTGGAGCAGTATTTCAATCCATCGTCCAAAGAACAAAAACAGATCCAGGTTACCAAACATTAGGTCCAGACGATTGGCTAAAATACAATCTCCAAGAAATGCATATGATCTTTGAGGCCTTTGATGGAACGATGTTAGTTTCCCTTACCATGGGCCTTTTAGAGGAGGACACTGGAAAATTATATTTTCTGAATGCAGAACATCCTCCTATCGTTTTATACAGAAAAGGAAAAGCAGAATACTTACAGGCAGATGTCTCTTACAGAAAACTGGGAACTTTAGGTGCCATGCCCATTCAAAATATCAAAGAGTTCCCTCTCCAACCGGGAGACGTACTCATTATTGGATCAGATGGAAAAGACGATGTATTACGATTAGATGCGAATGGTAAATGGGAAGTTAACTCCGATGATGAGATTTTTTTGCATCTTGTTGAATCTACAGAAGGCAATTTACTCGCGATAACAAAACAAATCGAATCACTGGGCCAAGTAATTGATGATATTTCCTTAATACGGATCTGTTATTTACCCAAATCAAAACAGTGA
- a CDS encoding 3-hydroxyacyl-CoA dehydrogenase NAD-binding domain-containing protein codes for MREIKTVTILGANGAMGSGSAGVIAAFGGAKVHMLARDVEKAKQGIEAAVASVKTDTIRARMIPGSYDADLEKAVAESDWVFELVAESYEVKEPINTRIAKARRPGTIVSTVSSGLSIGRLAKAYDEDGQKHYYGTHFFNPPYKMILCELVTHSGNDKKVTQALGEYLDKVLGRAVVYTNDTPAFAGNRIGFQLMNEVAHFAEKYADKGGIALLDEIMSGYTGRAMGPLATADFVGLDVHKAIVDNIYDNTKDEAHETFKLPGYFQKLIDAGKLGMKSGGGLTKVVKHADGKREKFVYNIKTGEYDPYPKFDIPFIKEARQKIKESDYKGAMDVVKKASGFEADIARYFISRYISYSLSLVGEVVDTKENTDGAMGFGFNWVPASAFVDFLGGPKETIKLMEASKIPVPKLLKDAKDGKKFYELGEKLDARSLFKG; via the coding sequence ATGAGAGAAATCAAAACTGTCACGATTTTAGGTGCCAACGGAGCCATGGGTTCTGGAAGTGCAGGCGTCATTGCCGCCTTCGGTGGTGCTAAAGTCCATATGCTCGCTAGAGATGTTGAAAAAGCTAAACAGGGTATCGAAGCCGCTGTCGCATCCGTAAAAACGGATACAATTCGCGCACGAATGATCCCTGGTTCCTACGATGCGGATCTGGAAAAAGCTGTCGCAGAGTCAGATTGGGTATTCGAACTCGTGGCGGAAAGTTACGAAGTCAAAGAACCGATCAATACTCGTATTGCAAAGGCTCGTCGTCCCGGAACTATCGTATCCACTGTGTCTTCTGGTCTTTCCATCGGTCGTTTGGCAAAAGCTTACGATGAAGATGGTCAAAAACACTATTACGGAACGCATTTTTTCAACCCTCCTTATAAAATGATCCTTTGTGAACTAGTCACTCACTCTGGAAACGATAAAAAAGTCACACAAGCGTTAGGTGAATACTTAGATAAAGTACTCGGCCGTGCAGTCGTTTATACAAACGACACTCCTGCTTTTGCTGGAAACCGCATTGGATTCCAATTGATGAACGAAGTCGCACACTTTGCAGAAAAGTATGCAGACAAAGGGGGAATTGCCCTCCTCGACGAAATCATGTCTGGTTACACTGGTCGCGCTATGGGACCATTGGCAACTGCTGACTTCGTAGGACTTGATGTTCACAAAGCCATCGTAGACAATATTTACGACAACACAAAAGACGAAGCACACGAAACATTCAAACTTCCTGGTTACTTCCAAAAGTTAATCGATGCAGGCAAACTCGGAATGAAAAGCGGTGGTGGTCTCACAAAAGTGGTGAAACACGCTGATGGAAAACGGGAAAAGTTTGTTTATAATATCAAAACTGGTGAGTACGATCCGTATCCAAAATTTGATATTCCTTTTATCAAAGAAGCTCGCCAAAAAATCAAAGAGTCTGACTACAAAGGTGCGATGGATGTAGTAAAAAAAGCAAGTGGCTTTGAAGCTGACATTGCTCGTTACTTCATTTCACGTTACATCAGTTATTCGCTCTCTCTCGTTGGTGAAGTGGTTGATACAAAAGAAAACACTGACGGTGCGATGGGTTTCGGTTTTAACTGGGTTCCTGCTTCTGCGTTCGTGGATTTTCTTGGTGGCCCCAAAGAAACAATTAAGCTAATGGAAGCGTCTAAAATACCAGTCCCAAAACTTTTAAAAGATGCCAAAGATGGCAAAAAGTTTTACGAACTCGGTGAGAAACTGGATGCAAGGTCCCTGTTCAAAGGTTAA
- a CDS encoding MFS transporter, with protein sequence MNQTKLKLPIKMGYGSAETGITAVQLFTQIYLLKYYTEIVGLNSSLAGIALSISVLWDAISDPLMGRISDHTHTQWGRRRPYILLGGVLLSLAVLLLFSPPHLTTQLGKFSYLLTVYLFVNTAMTIISVPHIALGGELSFERNERTSVFGWRLFFSNIGMLIGMIVPAAILQSLGDESSKENIITSRTVAGEIVSLVILFSSITTFLVTRGRDNVRNHSEQKIPFFTAFVSVLKNKMFLILLFAFIIATIGRTFNSAIALYYYEYRLGLKESLVVINILLPFFLVLILSIGFWVWIAKKIGKKIPAFLGVFGLGLLTVIVYPLFPYGELRPPLIAAFVGGICAGSILIMDSILTDVVDYDEFKTGEKREGLYFGIWKMGVKFSQAFGIALTGFLLDAIGFQNGATTQSQEVGFRLAMIFGPGVGFFFILGSILFLFFPLSDTKHIQVQRILLKRNTKRTKV encoded by the coding sequence ATGAACCAAACTAAATTGAAACTCCCTATTAAAATGGGATATGGATCGGCCGAAACTGGTATAACAGCCGTTCAACTCTTTACACAAATTTATCTACTAAAATACTATACCGAAATTGTAGGTCTCAATTCCAGTTTAGCAGGAATTGCTTTATCCATATCAGTCCTTTGGGATGCCATTAGTGACCCTCTCATGGGTAGAATTTCTGACCACACCCATACACAATGGGGCCGTAGAAGGCCCTACATTCTCCTTGGTGGGGTTTTACTCTCCCTAGCCGTCTTACTCCTCTTCTCCCCACCGCACCTGACGACCCAACTCGGAAAGTTCTCGTATCTTTTGACTGTGTATCTTTTTGTAAACACCGCAATGACCATCATTTCCGTCCCTCATATTGCTTTGGGAGGGGAACTCAGTTTTGAAAGAAATGAAAGGACATCCGTTTTTGGATGGAGGTTGTTTTTTAGTAATATCGGTATGCTCATAGGAATGATAGTTCCTGCTGCCATATTACAATCTTTAGGTGACGAATCTTCAAAAGAAAATATCATCACTTCCCGAACGGTTGCTGGAGAAATTGTATCCCTTGTAATTTTATTTTCCTCAATCACTACCTTTCTTGTAACACGAGGAAGAGACAATGTAAGAAATCATTCAGAACAAAAGATTCCTTTTTTCACAGCCTTTGTTTCTGTTTTAAAAAATAAAATGTTTCTAATATTACTTTTTGCCTTTATCATTGCAACGATTGGAAGGACATTCAACTCAGCCATTGCTTTGTATTATTATGAGTATAGACTTGGTCTCAAAGAATCATTAGTAGTCATCAATATCCTTTTGCCTTTTTTTCTAGTCCTAATCCTTTCCATTGGATTCTGGGTTTGGATCGCAAAAAAAATTGGGAAAAAAATACCGGCTTTTCTGGGAGTGTTTGGACTTGGACTATTAACCGTGATCGTATATCCCCTCTTTCCTTATGGCGAGTTACGTCCTCCTCTCATTGCCGCCTTTGTCGGAGGAATCTGTGCGGGATCCATCCTTATCATGGACTCCATCTTAACGGACGTTGTGGACTATGATGAATTCAAAACTGGGGAAAAAAGAGAAGGATTGTATTTTGGAATTTGGAAGATGGGTGTAAAGTTTTCCCAAGCCTTTGGAATTGCACTTACTGGGTTTTTACTTGATGCCATTGGATTCCAAAACGGTGCTACCACCCAATCACAAGAAGTGGGATTTCGACTAGCAATGATTTTTGGTCCAGGTGTTGGTTTCTTTTTTATCCTAGGTTCTATTCTCTTTTTATTTTTTCCATTAAGTGATACAAAACACATCCAAGTCCAAAGAATTTTATTGAAACGGAATACAAAGAGAACCAAGGTATAA
- a CDS encoding methyl-accepting chemotaxis protein, translating to MRKNLPVTETEIEFLEGTKITSKTDLKGIITYVNEDFLRISGYTEQELLGQPHNLIRHPDMPKEAFQDLWDTVKNQNSWVGVVKNRCKNGDYYWVDANVSPIYEEGKHIGYMSVRTKATREQIRNAELLYVKMNSGTRKPKLKVGLITGFSLSSVFLTQTIVSGILLFLFSLQSYPNFLNHTLVFTFGFVLFLLVTVFGYLKISAHKKSLLKIKGYLEKLYKGHLKFDVVLVNGGDNEEILTLIKKTQFEFRGMISQLIGNAEIVKTQIKSLTYAVEHIHIAFQELSKAMFSLADSSIVTRESSESIFHQMDSLNQLICNIRNESNTVQLESTEAFQFSLVGKDRSDKAMSQFLKAKNQIFKTSETIKALGEKTKAIRKITETITAISEKTNLLSLNASIESARAGDAGKGFAVVAGEVGKLAEQSNKSAKEISSFISELTAKILQTVADIQEGLTEVEVGSLEFETVQVEMDKILKNAEETKISAEKINGSTKGTESMSGSVLGNMEKIQTQLINTSAIVEELSAAANEQKQTIAAIEESITNLDQVADRLDSVAFRFQF from the coding sequence ATGCGCAAGAATCTGCCGGTTACTGAAACGGAAATCGAATTTTTAGAAGGAACAAAGATCACCTCTAAAACAGATCTAAAGGGAATCATCACTTATGTGAATGAAGATTTTTTACGCATTAGTGGATATACTGAACAAGAGCTGCTAGGACAACCACACAACCTCATTCGTCACCCCGATATGCCAAAAGAAGCGTTCCAAGATTTATGGGACACAGTAAAGAACCAAAACTCATGGGTAGGTGTAGTCAAGAACCGTTGTAAGAATGGAGACTATTATTGGGTAGATGCAAACGTATCACCAATCTACGAAGAGGGGAAACATATTGGTTATATGTCGGTACGGACCAAGGCAACCAGAGAACAAATCCGTAATGCCGAATTACTTTATGTCAAAATGAATTCTGGGACTCGGAAACCAAAGTTAAAAGTGGGTTTGATAACGGGGTTCTCGTTGTCGTCCGTTTTTCTTACACAAACAATTGTAAGTGGGATTTTATTGTTTCTGTTTTCGTTACAATCCTATCCAAATTTTCTGAACCATACTTTGGTTTTTACTTTTGGATTCGTTTTATTCTTGCTTGTAACAGTTTTTGGTTATCTAAAAATCTCAGCTCATAAAAAATCTCTTTTGAAGATAAAAGGATATCTGGAGAAATTATATAAAGGCCATTTAAAGTTTGATGTGGTTTTAGTAAATGGTGGGGACAATGAGGAAATTCTAACACTGATTAAAAAAACTCAATTTGAATTTAGAGGAATGATTTCGCAATTGATCGGAAATGCAGAAATAGTAAAGACTCAAATCAAATCCCTTACCTATGCTGTGGAACATATCCATATCGCATTTCAAGAATTGTCTAAAGCAATGTTTTCTTTGGCAGATTCAAGCATTGTGACACGAGAAAGTTCTGAAAGTATTTTTCATCAAATGGATTCTTTGAACCAACTAATCTGTAATATCAGAAATGAATCTAATACAGTACAATTGGAATCTACTGAAGCATTCCAATTCTCCTTGGTGGGAAAAGATCGTTCCGATAAGGCGATGTCACAGTTTCTGAAGGCTAAAAACCAAATTTTCAAAACATCGGAGACCATCAAAGCGTTGGGCGAAAAAACAAAGGCCATCAGAAAAATCACAGAAACAATTACTGCCATTTCTGAAAAAACCAACTTACTTTCGTTAAACGCATCGATTGAATCTGCAAGAGCAGGTGATGCTGGAAAAGGATTTGCTGTTGTTGCTGGGGAAGTGGGAAAACTAGCGGAACAATCCAATAAATCGGCAAAGGAAATATCTTCTTTCATCTCTGAATTGACTGCAAAGATTTTACAAACAGTTGCCGATATCCAAGAGGGTCTCACTGAAGTGGAAGTGGGTTCTCTAGAATTTGAAACGGTTCAAGTTGAGATGGATAAAATTTTAAAGAATGCAGAAGAAACAAAAATTAGTGCTGAAAAAATTAATGGATCTACAAAAGGGACGGAATCAATGTCTGGAAGTGTTCTCGGAAATATGGAAAAGATTCAAACCCAACTCATCAATACCTCTGCCATCGTAGAAGAGTTGTCCGCGGCAGCCAACGAACAAAAGCAGACGATCGCTGCCATTGAAGAGTCCATAACGAATCTAGACCAAGTGGCGGACAGATTGGATTCAGTAGCTTTCCGATTTCAATTTTAA
- a CDS encoding DUF2721 domain-containing protein codes for MFESFSNSEILSGMITPAVLVSACASLIFSTANRLGRIFDRVNLLKSEVELLLDGKRSFHKERMVYLRQQLSVQKKRAVLIQRSMAFLYLATSLFVISSLTLAITLAFAKDYSWIPTVVALSGGICLFLASALLFYESRYNLTFINRQIEFTEFLEREVQVK; via the coding sequence ATGTTTGAATCGTTTTCCAATTCTGAAATCCTTTCCGGTATGATCACTCCGGCGGTTCTTGTTTCCGCCTGCGCTAGTTTGATTTTTTCCACGGCCAACAGGCTGGGGCGTATTTTTGATCGTGTGAATCTTTTGAAGTCGGAAGTGGAATTGTTACTTGATGGGAAACGAAGTTTTCATAAGGAACGGATGGTGTATTTACGCCAACAACTCTCCGTGCAAAAAAAACGCGCCGTCCTCATCCAACGTTCCATGGCTTTTTTGTATTTGGCAACTTCTCTCTTTGTCATTTCCAGTCTGACACTCGCCATCACTCTTGCCTTTGCCAAAGACTATTCTTGGATTCCGACCGTTGTGGCCTTGTCAGGTGGGATTTGTTTGTTTTTGGCAAGTGCCCTACTTTTTTATGAAAGCAGGTACAATCTAACATTCATTAATCGACAAATTGAGTTTACGGAATTTTTGGAAAGGGAAGTGCAAGTGAAGTAA
- a CDS encoding DUF4468 domain-containing protein translates to MMPKRLALLAIFFLLFQNSMCLKLWTVSSKFRTTEDSRDNKSYQKTRSYLKAKQWLEYKLDPELSKIETENQETGEIRGIGLIKCYVPYGIGEVDANEHEFEYIVKVREGHAEMQINKIFSFIRDPNDIILNYGPKNEKVAKITIRSCFRPLMDDFFEFIK, encoded by the coding sequence ATGATGCCAAAACGACTCGCCTTATTAGCTATTTTTTTCCTTTTGTTTCAGAACTCTATGTGTTTGAAACTTTGGACCGTATCTTCCAAGTTCCGAACTACAGAAGATTCCAGGGATAACAAATCTTACCAGAAAACCCGCAGTTATCTCAAGGCAAAACAATGGTTGGAATACAAACTGGATCCAGAGTTATCTAAGATTGAAACTGAGAACCAAGAAACTGGAGAGATCAGAGGGATTGGACTCATTAAATGTTACGTTCCCTATGGAATTGGGGAAGTGGATGCGAACGAACATGAGTTTGAATACATTGTAAAAGTTCGTGAAGGTCATGCCGAGATGCAAATCAACAAAATCTTTTCCTTCATTCGGGATCCCAATGACATTATTTTGAACTATGGACCCAAAAATGAAAAGGTAGCCAAAATTACGATTCGGTCTTGTTTTCGACCACTGATGGATGATTTCTTTGAGTTTATTAAGTAA
- a CDS encoding OsmC family protein: protein MKDPKPKMSFHVETTRVDSHSSKSQCKSAEIVLDTDMAGNPNAFNPAELLLAALSACIIKGVERVTPILHFQLKGIQVIVDGIRQDVPPKMEFIRYQIIVDTEESDNRLHLLHENIKKYGTVFNTITPGTDLAGEIRRK from the coding sequence ATGAAAGACCCAAAACCAAAAATGAGTTTCCATGTGGAAACCACACGAGTTGATTCTCACTCAAGCAAATCTCAATGTAAATCTGCAGAGATTGTTTTGGATACGGACATGGCGGGAAATCCAAATGCATTTAACCCAGCGGAGTTATTACTCGCTGCTCTTTCGGCATGTATCATTAAGGGAGTGGAAAGGGTAACTCCCATTCTTCATTTCCAACTAAAAGGGATTCAAGTGATTGTAGATGGAATCCGTCAGGATGTTCCCCCAAAAATGGAATTCATTCGATACCAAATTATCGTGGATACAGAGGAATCGGATAACCGTCTGCATCTGTTACATGAAAATATAAAAAAATATGGAACTGTGTTTAACACCATTACACCCGGAACTGATTTGGCTGGCGAAATTCGCAGAAAATAA
- a CDS encoding acetyl-CoA acetyltransferase: MSEKVFVLGGEQTDFQRNWTKEGKTFMSMMREVLDDALEKVGISYDEIKRLNKENRVAVFVGNFDAEQYANQGHLGAFLTEVNPALFGVPGARYEAACASGSVALDAAITHIRAEDYDLAIVLGVEVMKTVSSSVGGDFLGTAAYYDKEAKGVQFPFPKLFGKLADVILERYELKEERFMDALAEISRINYANAKRNPKAQTRTWFMNKEHAMARGGDNNMAVGGRLCITDCSQVTDGAAVTILASKDYTKAYAKKTGRKFDDIPRIKGWGHRVAPITFEAKKLESVGDKYILPWTRQTVKDAYKRADLDVKNIDVFETHDCFTSSEYAAISAFGISEPGKEHIAIEDGTIDFGGKKPINPSGGLIGVGHPVGASGVRMMLDLYKQVTNTAGDYQVKGAKNGLMLNIGGSATTNFVFILGK; this comes from the coding sequence ATGAGTGAAAAAGTATTTGTACTAGGTGGAGAACAAACCGACTTCCAACGTAACTGGACTAAAGAAGGAAAAACCTTCATGTCTATGATGCGAGAAGTATTAGATGATGCTCTTGAAAAAGTAGGCATTAGTTACGATGAAATCAAACGATTGAATAAAGAAAACCGAGTGGCTGTATTTGTGGGTAACTTCGATGCAGAACAGTATGCCAACCAAGGTCACTTAGGCGCTTTTTTAACAGAAGTAAACCCTGCTCTTTTTGGAGTTCCTGGGGCTCGTTACGAAGCAGCTTGTGCTTCTGGATCCGTTGCCCTTGATGCTGCGATCACACATATCCGTGCCGAAGATTACGATCTAGCGATTGTTCTTGGTGTGGAAGTGATGAAAACAGTTTCTTCTTCTGTAGGTGGAGACTTTCTTGGAACTGCTGCTTACTACGATAAAGAAGCAAAGGGAGTTCAATTCCCTTTCCCAAAACTATTCGGTAAACTAGCAGACGTTATCTTGGAACGTTACGAACTCAAAGAAGAACGATTTATGGATGCTCTTGCTGAAATTTCTCGTATCAACTACGCTAACGCAAAACGTAACCCAAAAGCACAAACTCGCACTTGGTTCATGAACAAAGAACATGCGATGGCTCGTGGTGGAGATAACAATATGGCCGTGGGGGGAAGACTTTGTATCACTGACTGTTCTCAAGTAACAGATGGTGCTGCAGTAACAATCCTTGCTTCCAAAGATTATACAAAAGCATACGCTAAAAAAACTGGCCGCAAATTCGATGACATTCCTCGCATCAAAGGTTGGGGACACCGTGTGGCACCAATTACGTTTGAAGCAAAAAAATTAGAATCCGTTGGGGACAAATACATCCTTCCATGGACTCGCCAAACAGTAAAAGACGCATACAAACGTGCAGACTTAGATGTAAAAAACATTGATGTGTTTGAAACCCATGACTGTTTTACTTCATCTGAATATGCAGCTATCTCTGCGTTTGGAATCTCTGAACCTGGAAAAGAACACATCGCGATCGAAGATGGAACCATTGACTTTGGTGGTAAAAAACCAATCAACCCATCCGGTGGACTGATTGGTGTGGGTCATCCAGTGGGTGCTTCTGGGGTTCGTATGATGCTCGACCTTTACAAACAAGTAACAAACACGGCAGGGGACTACCAAGTAAAAGGCGCTAAAAATGGCCTTATGCTCAACATCGGTGGATCAGCAACTACGAACTTCGTGTTCATCTTAGGGAAGTAA
- a CDS encoding adenylate/guanylate cyclase domain-containing protein — protein sequence MKPGRTLQFIAFLLIYFIVPFCACLFTLLFANYTASAFLPDKFLAIFEATETKSDLTLAIITWAPFPIITLILFFYSLPIAKFLFSTKGCNFISEERARHRIVHSPITISLLGFIGWELSTFFSIFRIDFLYPDAPHQSIVTVTILFAFWGLFAFAFSYATTTYLNKLLIIPCVFPEGGLGKYAHGKQFSIVTKQFIFWAASTLFPIVLLIFGLLLRTNQNILNLHELVHNDVLFEVIAIMLVFSFAFAMSFASSLQHPLNQIEKATELIKEQKFDTRVKIFSSDELGLLGDAVNEMAEGLAERERMKDTFGRIVDPRVRDYLLSNEHSLGGKVVDASILFSDLRDFTKLSEKRKPEEVLYILNRYFQEMSNAIEIHGGFINKFIGDAILAVFGTPMPMADHAERAFATALQMQKNLDALNAQFLSEGLTELKMGIGIHTGSLLVGNIGSANRMEFTVIGDTVNTASRVEGLCKGLKKNLLLTENTSVLLPEEIRIKLKSEGEYELKGRESKEKIYSFTG from the coding sequence ATGAAACCAGGCCGCACCCTCCAATTCATCGCTTTTTTACTCATTTACTTTATTGTTCCGTTTTGTGCCTGTTTGTTCACACTCTTATTTGCCAACTATACAGCCTCTGCCTTTTTGCCTGATAAGTTTCTAGCAATATTTGAAGCCACAGAAACAAAAAGTGACCTAACACTCGCTATCATCACTTGGGCTCCATTTCCTATCATCACACTCATCTTGTTTTTTTACAGCCTACCGATTGCAAAATTTCTTTTTTCTACCAAAGGTTGTAACTTTATCTCTGAAGAAAGAGCCCGTCACCGTATTGTTCACTCGCCCATCACAATTAGTCTTTTAGGTTTTATCGGTTGGGAACTTTCTACTTTTTTTAGTATTTTTAGGATCGACTTTTTATATCCAGATGCTCCTCACCAAAGCATTGTTACGGTTACAATTTTATTTGCATTTTGGGGTCTTTTTGCCTTTGCCTTTTCGTATGCCACAACCACTTACTTAAACAAACTCCTCATCATTCCTTGTGTATTTCCGGAAGGGGGACTTGGAAAATATGCACATGGAAAACAATTTTCCATTGTGACCAAACAGTTTATCTTTTGGGCCGCATCGACTCTCTTTCCGATTGTACTTTTGATCTTTGGCTTGTTACTAAGGACCAATCAAAACATTCTGAATCTTCACGAACTTGTTCATAACGATGTTTTGTTTGAAGTCATTGCCATCATGCTCGTTTTTTCTTTTGCATTTGCAATGTCGTTTGCCTCTAGCTTACAACATCCACTCAATCAAATTGAAAAAGCAACAGAACTCATCAAAGAACAAAAGTTTGATACTAGAGTCAAAATTTTTAGCTCGGACGAATTGGGTCTCCTTGGTGATGCCGTCAACGAAATGGCGGAAGGCCTTGCTGAAAGAGAAAGAATGAAAGATACCTTTGGTCGTATCGTTGACCCCAGAGTTCGTGACTACCTACTATCCAATGAACATAGTTTAGGTGGAAAAGTTGTAGACGCCTCAATTCTTTTTTCAGACCTCCGAGACTTTACAAAACTTTCGGAAAAACGAAAACCTGAAGAAGTATTGTACATCCTCAATCGTTATTTCCAAGAAATGAGTAATGCCATTGAAATCCACGGTGGGTTCATCAACAAATTCATTGGGGATGCCATCCTTGCAGTGTTTGGAACTCCCATGCCCATGGCAGACCACGCCGAACGTGCGTTTGCAACGGCTCTCCAAATGCAAAAAAACCTAGATGCACTCAATGCACAATTTCTCTCCGAAGGCCTCACGGAGCTAAAAATGGGAATTGGGATTCATACGGGGAGTTTACTTGTGGGAAACATCGGCTCTGCCAATCGTATGGAATTTACAGTGATTGGAGATACGGTCAATACGGCATCGAGGGTGGAAGGACTTTGTAAGGGACTCAAAAAAAACCTTCTCCTCACAGAAAATACCTCAGTGCTTCTGCCTGAAGAAATTCGGATCAAACTTAAATCTGAAGGCGAATACGAACTAAAAGGTAGAGAGTCCAAAGAGAAGATTTATTCTTTCACAGGTTAA